In the Candidatus Hydrogenedens sp. genome, TACTTATGGGAATGTATATATTACAGGGGAAACTTCTTCAAACAATTTTCCTGTTACAATTTCATCATTTCAGGTTGGATATGGTGGAGGAGAAAGGGATGTTTTTATTGCAAAAATGGCTCCTAATTTAGACCAGATAATTTTCAGTACTTATTTAGGAGGAAGTAAAACAGAAGCAGGGCTTGGAATTGGATTGGATGCGGTTTCACGAGTATATGTTGTTGGTTATACATATTCAGGAGATTTTCCTGTAATACCGGGAACATTACAACCGTCTTATGGCGGTAATCAGGATACCTTTTTTGCATGCTTAAATCCGAATGGAAATACCTTGAAATATAGTACTTTCTACGGAGGAAAAGGAGAGGAAAAAGCACGGTCTGTTTATATTTCCAATTCCAATGTAATGTATATGGTGGGAGAAACTGCATCCAATCTATTACCTATAACATCAGGAACTTTTCAGACCAGTTTTGGAGGAGGAACCCTTGATGGTTTCCTCGCCTGTATTGATGTATCATCTCCTACCAATGAAGGGGAAGGGCAAACCGAAGGAACTATAGAAGGCACTTCCGAAGGTTCAATCGAAGGAGAAGGATTAAGGGTATGGTTGATAGCACCTGTGGAACGGACTATAAATGAAGGAGGAACAACCACTTTTATTATTGGTGTATCGGGTTATCTGGGAACAGTAAATTATCAATGGCAGTTTAAGAGTATTGTAGGTGAAGAATATATACCTATTCTAAACAGTAATAGTCCGATGTTAACATTACGAAATATTCAATTTACTTCCTCAGGTTTTTATCGTTGTAGGGTGAGTGATTCTTTAGGCACAGTATTTTCTTCTTCCTTTAAGTTAATGGTTCTACAAACATCAGAAGGTGCAACGGAAGGGATATCAGAAGGAAATTTAGAAGGGGTTGGAGAAGGTATTCAAGAAGGAATTACTGAAGGAATGGAAGAAGGTTCGGTAGAAGGAATAGCCGAAGGACAAATGGAAGGTATTGTAGAAGGTTCAATGGAAGGAGGTATTTCCGAAGGTGAAGGGACAACAGAAGAAGGATTGATAGAAGGAGAAGGGGCTTTTTATCCTTGCGGTTTTGAGGTAAATGGAGCAGAAACCCATAGTCTCTTAAAAGACAAGGCTCAAAATTTGTATTATATCTATGTCCCTAATGAAGGGACATTGAACGACCTTATTGTTAATATTTCTCTAACTCATGATAATTTACAGCAAATACTAATACAAATTGTTTCCCCCCGTGGGACAGAAGTCTTCTTGCTTATTTACCCTACACAAGGTGGAACTGCATTACTAAATACAAGTTTTGATGATAATGCAGAAGTAAGTATTACGGACGGAGTTAGTCCTTTTACAGGGAATTATAAGCCCATTGGGTACTTGGGAGTTTTACGGGGAGAAAGTTTGCAAGGCACATGGATGTTACGGATAGTAGATTCTGAAACAGGTGGCAGAGGTTATCTGGAATCATGGAAATTATTGTTTAATACATACGCCTGTCCAGAAGAAGGAAATATAGAAGAAGGTGAGGTTGTAACATATCATTCTGCAGATACAGACAAAAATTATTCCTTTTCTCTTGTTGAAGTATTG is a window encoding:
- a CDS encoding SBBP repeat-containing protein translates to FPTSNGSLQTTYSGGDITGDIFITKLNPTANNLLFSTFLGGSADDSATSIKIDEQRNIYITGITSSSDFPITTNAFQTSNAGGRDAFITKINSDATELIYSSYIGGSADESIMDFAFLPDNSLVLTGWTQSTNFPVIGISSLNSTFSGGGLDGFLFKFNSSFQPIWSGFIGTSGIDICKTIKIFGEDIILGGYTSSTRFPTIQGSFQVSYGGGNYDSFIMKLSGNNASIISSTYLGGSLIDLCQALTCDTYGNVYITGETSSNNFPVTISSFQVGYGGGERDVFIAKMAPNLDQIIFSTYLGGSKTEAGLGIGLDAVSRVYVVGYTYSGDFPVIPGTLQPSYGGNQDTFFACLNPNGNTLKYSTFYGGKGEEKARSVYISNSNVMYMVGETASNLLPITSGTFQTSFGGGTLDGFLACIDVSSPTNEGEGQTEGTIEGTSEGSIEGEGLRVWLIAPVERTINEGGTTTFIIGVSGYLGTVNYQWQFKSIVGEEYIPILNSNSPMLTLRNIQFTSSGFYRCRVSDSLGTVFSSSFKLMVLQTSEGATEGISEGNLEGVGEGIQEGITEGMEEGSVEGIAEGQMEGIVEGSMEGGISEGEGTTEEGLIEGEGAFYPCGFEVNGAETHSLLKDKAQNLYYIYVPNEGTLNDLIVNISLTHDNLQQILIQIVSPRGTEVFLLIYPTQGGTALLNTSFDDNAEVSITDGVSPFTGNYKPIGYLGVLRGESLQGTWMLRIVDSETGGRGYLESWKLLFNTYACPEEGNIEEGEVVTYHSADTDKNYSFSLVEVLRVIQIFNFGSYHCDINGEDGYGLGIGEQNCNRHSSDYSEPYWSITFHELLRLIQLFNIGGYSPCQDTEDGFCPIQ